A single genomic interval of Granulicella tundricola MP5ACTX9 harbors:
- a CDS encoding cold-shock protein, whose protein sequence is MEQGTVKWFNDAKGFGFISRQNGEDVFVHYSAINSNGFKSLQEGQAVQFNVVKGPKGWQASDVQPL, encoded by the coding sequence ATGGAACAGGGAACAGTGAAGTGGTTTAACGATGCCAAGGGGTTTGGCTTCATCAGCCGTCAGAACGGCGAGGATGTATTCGTACACTACTCGGCGATCAACTCGAACGGCTTCAAGAGCCTCCAAGAGGGTCAGGCTGTGCAGTTCAACGTGGTCAAGGGACCGAAGGGCTGGCAGGCGTCTGACGTTCAGCCTCTCTAA
- the cmk gene encoding (d)CMP kinase yields MTTPPPNPTPRQQPVIAIDGPAGAGKSTLAAHLARRFGFLNLETGAMYRALAYKAIDSDLDLDDEVQLLALTPHTTIALEPTREGNRVLLDGRDVSRRIRDADVTAAASRLSVHPRVRVWMVAQQRALGIQGGVVMEGRDIGTAVFPDAEVKIFLDADPNVRGTRRFRQVAPDQHEVAPVTEAAVLAEMRARDDRDRNRAESPLKPAPDAILLDSTSMSLDEVLARSEEIVRAHLPPTENI; encoded by the coding sequence ATGACTACCCCCCCACCCAACCCAACCCCCCGCCAGCAGCCCGTCATCGCAATCGACGGGCCTGCTGGCGCCGGCAAGTCCACCCTCGCCGCCCATCTCGCGCGCCGTTTCGGCTTCCTCAACCTGGAAACCGGAGCCATGTACCGCGCCCTGGCCTACAAAGCCATCGACTCCGACCTCGATCTCGACGACGAAGTCCAGCTCCTCGCCCTCACCCCCCACACCACCATCGCCCTCGAGCCCACCCGCGAAGGAAACCGCGTCCTCCTCGACGGCCGCGACGTCTCCCGCCGCATCCGTGACGCCGACGTCACCGCAGCCGCCTCCCGCCTCTCCGTCCACCCGCGCGTCCGCGTCTGGATGGTCGCCCAGCAGCGAGCCCTCGGCATCCAGGGCGGAGTCGTCATGGAAGGCCGCGACATCGGCACCGCCGTCTTCCCCGACGCAGAGGTCAAGATCTTCCTCGACGCCGACCCCAACGTCCGCGGCACCCGCCGCTTCCGCCAAGTCGCACCCGACCAGCACGAAGTCGCCCCCGTCACCGAGGCCGCCGTCCTTGCCGAGATGCGCGCCCGCGACGACCGCGACCGCAACCGCGCCGAGTCTCCCCTCAAGCCCGCGCCCGACGCCATTCTCCTCGACTCCACCAGCATGAGCCTCGACGAGGTCCTCGCACGCTCAGAAGAGATCGTCCGCGCCCACCTCCCCCCCACCGAAAACATCTAG